One segment of Chloroflexota bacterium DNA contains the following:
- the lon gene encoding endopeptidase La, whose protein sequence is MPIRRPAATGFGIIAKIRSGRELLPDSPAPSSPVADPGKDQPRIVLAVRGTVLFPIRDSLTPLLVSREKSLAALEAAMMADRSVLVVTQREIETEDVEGDDLFTVGTLAAINRILRLPDGTTSVLVEGRTRMHLRHITQTTPHLLARAEPIDPHHDDSDRARAVADAVLGLFEQAVERSAELDKEAYVRALNAATPGELADVVASSLELPYLQAQELLEMEQPIDRLRRVRSMLELELAVLAAQNQIHDRISSRVEDEQHEQILRGQLQAIMDEIAETDAPSRDVRELRTRLEAGRYPESIRARVEKDLIRLADMPTGSPEVNVLRNYIECLLDLPWRRYTRDRIDIGRAQEILNRDHHGLDDVKERILEFLAVRKLTRSRRGPILCLEGPPGVGKSSLGRAIATAMGRKLVRVSLGGVRDEAEIRGHRRTYVGAMPGRIIASLRDAGSANPVFILDEIDKLGVDFRGDPATALLEALDPEQNSEFSDHYVEEPFDLSRVFFITTGNDISDLPAALVDRMEIVKIPGYTDAEKTVIARRHLLPRLLRQHGLEAGQLTVSDGALDRIISTYTREAGVRDLERQLAALCRNAAVQSVEGPAESTSVTLRNLARLLGKPRFEQQLQLSANSVAAANTVFSNAWGGALAPVEINMAQGAGKLSLTGQLDPVLQESVQAARTYWRVHAEDLGTSTEDFDKLDFHVHIPAGAQPKSGASAGMSICVAMHSALTGRPVRADTVLSGEITLQGRVLKTQDVKAKVLAIGRAGLGRFVLPAENCDDLEEVPSQLRKGIDFILVRSVDEVLAAALAR, encoded by the coding sequence ATGCCCATCAGGAGGCCAGCGGCTACGGGGTTCGGGATAATCGCAAAAATCCGATCCGGCCGCGAACTCTTGCCAGATTCTCCCGCCCCGAGCAGCCCTGTGGCTGACCCGGGCAAAGACCAACCGCGCATTGTCTTGGCGGTGCGCGGCACCGTCCTGTTTCCGATCCGCGATTCCTTGACCCCGCTACTGGTTTCACGCGAGAAGAGCCTGGCGGCGCTCGAAGCCGCGATGATGGCCGACCGCTCGGTCCTGGTCGTTACCCAGCGCGAGATTGAAACCGAAGACGTCGAGGGTGACGACCTCTTCACGGTCGGCACGCTGGCGGCCATCAACCGGATCCTGCGACTGCCCGACGGCACGACTTCGGTGCTGGTGGAGGGCCGCACGCGGATGCACCTGCGTCACATCACCCAGACCACCCCGCACCTGCTCGCCCGGGCCGAGCCGATCGATCCGCATCACGACGACTCCGACCGCGCCCGCGCCGTCGCCGACGCGGTCCTGGGATTGTTCGAGCAGGCCGTCGAGCGTTCGGCGGAACTGGACAAAGAGGCCTACGTGCGGGCGCTGAACGCCGCCACCCCGGGAGAACTGGCCGACGTAGTCGCCTCCAGTCTCGAGCTGCCTTACCTGCAGGCCCAGGAGTTACTGGAGATGGAGCAGCCGATCGATCGCCTGCGCAGGGTGCGATCGATGCTGGAGCTGGAGCTGGCGGTCCTGGCCGCCCAGAATCAGATCCACGACCGAATCTCGAGCCGGGTCGAGGACGAACAACACGAACAGATCCTGCGCGGTCAGTTGCAGGCAATCATGGACGAGATCGCCGAGACCGATGCCCCTTCGCGCGACGTCCGCGAGCTGCGGACCCGGCTCGAAGCCGGCCGCTATCCCGAATCCATTCGGGCCCGCGTCGAAAAAGACCTGATCCGGCTGGCCGACATGCCGACCGGGTCTCCCGAGGTGAACGTTCTGCGCAACTACATCGAGTGCCTGCTCGACCTGCCTTGGCGGCGATATACGCGCGACCGGATCGACATTGGGCGCGCCCAGGAGATCCTGAACCGCGATCACCACGGCCTCGACGACGTCAAGGAGCGGATCCTCGAGTTTCTGGCGGTGCGCAAGCTAACCCGCTCGCGGCGTGGGCCGATCCTGTGCCTGGAAGGTCCGCCCGGGGTTGGCAAAAGCAGCCTGGGCCGGGCGATTGCGACGGCCATGGGGCGCAAGCTGGTGCGGGTTTCGCTCGGCGGAGTCCGCGACGAGGCCGAGATCAGGGGGCACCGTCGTACTTACGTCGGGGCCATGCCCGGCCGGATAATCGCCTCGCTGCGCGATGCCGGGTCGGCAAACCCGGTCTTCATCCTCGATGAGATAGACAAGCTCGGAGTCGATTTCCGCGGCGATCCGGCCACCGCCCTCCTGGAAGCCCTGGACCCGGAGCAGAACTCCGAATTCTCGGATCACTACGTCGAGGAGCCTTTCGACCTCTCGCGGGTTTTTTTCATCACCACCGGAAACGACATATCGGACCTTCCGGCGGCGCTGGTTGACCGGATGGAGATCGTGAAGATTCCCGGTTACACAGACGCCGAGAAAACCGTCATAGCGCGGCGTCACCTGCTGCCGCGACTACTGCGTCAGCACGGCCTCGAGGCCGGCCAGCTCACAGTCTCCGATGGAGCCCTTGACCGCATCATCTCCACCTACACCCGCGAGGCCGGCGTCCGCGACCTGGAGCGCCAGCTGGCCGCGCTCTGCCGCAATGCCGCGGTGCAGTCCGTGGAAGGCCCGGCCGAATCCACATCCGTGACTCTGCGGAATCTAGCCCGGCTGCTGGGCAAACCGCGATTCGAACAGCAACTGCAGCTATCCGCAAATTCGGTGGCCGCGGCCAACACGGTTTTCTCGAATGCCTGGGGAGGCGCCCTGGCGCCGGTCGAGATAAACATGGCGCAAGGGGCCGGCAAGCTTTCCCTGACCGGCCAGCTGGACCCGGTATTGCAGGAGTCGGTGCAGGCGGCGCGGACCTACTGGCGGGTCCACGCCGAGGACCTTGGCACCAGCACCGAGGACTTCGACAAGCTTGACTTTCACGTTCACATCCCGGCCGGCGCCCAGCCCAAATCCGGTGCATCCGCAGGCATGTCGATCTGCGTGGCGATGCACTCGGCGCTCACCGGTCGACCGGTGCGGGCCGATACCGTGCTCTCCGGCGAGATCACGCTCCAGGGCCGGGTGCTCAAGACGCAGGACGTCAAAGCCAAGGTTTTGGCCATCGGCCGGGCCGGATTGGGCCGATTTGTCCTTCCGGCCGAGAATTGCGACGACCTTGAGGAAGTGCCATCGCAATTGCGGAAAGGGATCGACTTCATCCTGGTGCGCAGTGTTGACGAAGTACTTGCCGCGGCCCTGGCCCGGTAG
- a CDS encoding cytochrome c maturation protein CcmE, with protein MVRRTWTPIDKHKRICRPSSAGEHVDLMQSSAPLAPARRKITPTLAIAIACIVLAVAYLAYSAAQSAAVYYLTIDELVGQSDDLAGRAVRVQGRIADGSIRQDDTRLWIKFELTDGVQGFPVSYQGTPPDLLGYSDEQKYQEVVVEGRWQDGRLEASNLLVQHGPEFKAVDELGAAGANP; from the coding sequence ATGGTCCGTCGCACTTGGACTCCGATCGATAAACATAAGAGAATTTGCCGCCCTAGTTCCGCCGGCGAGCATGTAGACCTGATGCAATCATCGGCACCTCTGGCACCGGCCAGGCGCAAGATCACGCCTACGCTGGCCATCGCGATCGCGTGCATCGTCCTGGCGGTGGCCTACCTCGCCTATTCGGCGGCCCAATCGGCGGCCGTTTACTACCTGACGATCGACGAGCTGGTCGGCCAATCCGACGATCTCGCCGGCCGTGCGGTCAGGGTGCAGGGGAGGATTGCCGACGGTTCAATCCGCCAGGACGACACGCGGCTCTGGATCAAGTTCGAGCTCACCGACGGCGTGCAGGGATTTCCGGTCAGCTATCAGGGAACTCCGCCCGACCTGCTCGGTTACTCGGACGAGCAGAAATACCAGGAGGTCGTGGTTGAGGGCCGCTGGCAGGACGGCCGGCTGGAGGCCAGCAACCTGCTGGTGCAGCACGGACCGGAGTTCAAGGCCGTCGACGAACTAGGCGCGGCGGGGGCCAACCCATAA
- a CDS encoding ATP-binding cassette domain-containing protein: protein MRGLSRRYGRTIALDRLDLDVAPGEVCLLLGANGAGKSTLLRVLEGIIRPDSGHASYGGQQIGTGPWQRRRRTAGTGHRGRAYPLATVRENLDFVRSLNPGSAPTAAALLDRFDLETVAGRQAAALSAGQRKRLELAMAVARPSELLLLDEPFAGLDAASAGALKAFLEELPDGITVILTTHDPEEVWALADRVVVLREGRLVSDCPVEATNPSRALAQIAAGQPQEPGSQARSLGSGAPAIGRWRDLLALARMELSQAWRSRRDIGALLAFAVLIMLTVSLALQTPLADSTDAAVGGFWASMVFATVTGAQFGFPQLRQSGSLELLLALPIARPAVLVTQALTQLIRLLPTALVGLAAASFFFEVNLLTPAMILLAGAGALALSAVAAAYGALLAMVGARAVLGPLLMLPATLPVVLAGVLSAPIAIGQTNVLQTLQAVGLGLAYAALIGAVSILGIEEILVE, encoded by the coding sequence GTGCGCGGACTCTCGCGCCGCTACGGCCGGACCATCGCCCTGGACCGATTGGACCTTGACGTTGCCCCGGGGGAAGTATGCCTGCTGCTGGGGGCCAACGGAGCCGGTAAATCGACCCTGCTGCGCGTTCTGGAAGGCATCATCCGCCCCGATTCCGGCCACGCCAGCTACGGCGGCCAGCAGATCGGGACCGGTCCCTGGCAGCGGCGCCGGCGGACCGCCGGGACCGGCCATCGCGGTCGGGCCTACCCGCTGGCCACGGTTCGCGAGAACCTGGATTTCGTCCGCTCGCTGAATCCGGGTTCGGCCCCGACCGCGGCGGCCCTGCTGGACCGGTTCGACCTGGAAACGGTGGCCGGGCGCCAGGCCGCCGCGCTTTCCGCCGGCCAGCGCAAACGGCTGGAGCTGGCCATGGCCGTGGCGCGCCCGTCCGAGCTCCTGCTCCTGGACGAACCGTTCGCAGGGCTGGATGCGGCCAGTGCCGGCGCCCTTAAGGCCTTTCTCGAAGAATTGCCTGATGGGATCACCGTAATCCTGACCACCCACGACCCGGAGGAAGTCTGGGCGCTGGCCGACCGGGTGGTCGTGCTGCGCGAGGGCCGCCTGGTATCGGATTGCCCGGTCGAGGCGACCAATCCTTCCCGGGCGCTGGCCCAGATCGCCGCCGGCCAACCGCAGGAGCCGGGCTCCCAAGCCCGGTCGCTGGGCTCCGGCGCTCCGGCGATCGGGCGCTGGCGGGACCTGTTGGCGCTTGCGCGGATGGAACTTTCCCAGGCCTGGCGATCGCGCCGCGACATCGGCGCATTGCTGGCGTTCGCAGTCCTGATCATGTTGACGGTCAGCCTGGCCCTGCAAACTCCGCTTGCCGATTCGACCGACGCCGCGGTCGGCGGATTCTGGGCTTCGATGGTGTTTGCGACCGTGACTGGAGCCCAGTTCGGCTTCCCCCAGCTTCGTCAATCCGGCTCGCTCGAGCTGCTGCTGGCGCTTCCCATTGCGCGTCCGGCGGTGCTGGTAACACAAGCCCTGACCCAGTTGATTCGGCTCCTGCCGACCGCTCTGGTTGGATTGGCGGCCGCGAGTTTCTTCTTCGAGGTCAACTTGCTGACCCCGGCGATGATCTTGCTGGCTGGCGCCGGGGCGCTGGCGCTGTCGGCCGTCGCGGCCGCCTACGGCGCATTGCTGGCAATGGTTGGCGCCCGGGCCGTCCTGGGGCCATTGCTCATGCTGCCGGCGACCCTCCCGGTGGTGTTGGCCGGAGTCCTTTCGGCGCCGATCGCAATCGGCCAGACTAATGTTTTGCAGACGCTTCAGGCAGTTGGTTTGGGGCTTGCCTACGCGGCCCTGATCGGCGCAGTTTCAATCCTGGGGATAGAGGAGATCCTGGTTGAGTAG
- the mreC gene encoding rod shape-determining protein MreC, whose translation MRWALESASRTSTSIATCSSATGSRPVKRNALPVGRPRIPLLALVLGAGLCLLLAILHNNGLLSPVENATLRAAAPVQLGLRRVAEGVGSTLQSVPRLGSYAEENRQLQESVDVLQAELARLRQQSRDDAELVAAANFAAAYPEFELVSANVVARDGSALHELLQIDRGSANGVVVGMAVISTGGLVGRVVDVVEESARVLPINSPDSSVAVSVQGETEDIVGSVQGTGTALLEMDNVLLGDKITPGHFVVTSGLGSQIPRGILVGQIVKVRDRADIITRSADVRPAVNNDELKQVLVILAEVES comes from the coding sequence TTGCGATGGGCACTGGAATCTGCCTCGAGAACATCGACCTCTATCGCGACGTGTTCGTCGGCGACGGGGTCGCGGCCCGTTAAAAGGAACGCGCTGCCGGTGGGCCGCCCGCGAATTCCGCTCTTGGCCCTCGTCCTGGGGGCGGGTCTGTGTCTTCTGCTGGCCATCCTGCACAACAACGGCTTGCTCAGCCCGGTCGAGAACGCCACCCTGCGCGCCGCCGCACCGGTCCAGTTGGGGCTGCGCCGCGTAGCCGAGGGGGTCGGCAGCACCCTGCAGTCTGTGCCGCGCCTTGGCTCGTACGCCGAGGAAAACCGCCAGCTACAGGAGTCGGTCGATGTTCTTCAGGCCGAACTCGCCCGCCTGCGACAGCAGTCCCGCGATGACGCCGAGTTGGTCGCAGCGGCCAATTTCGCCGCCGCTTATCCGGAATTTGAACTTGTGAGCGCCAACGTGGTGGCGCGCGACGGGTCGGCCCTGCACGAACTGCTGCAGATCGACCGCGGCAGCGCCAACGGAGTGGTCGTAGGAATGGCGGTAATCTCGACCGGCGGACTTGTGGGCAGGGTGGTCGACGTGGTTGAGGAATCGGCGCGGGTATTGCCGATCAACAGCCCGGATTCCTCGGTTGCGGTATCGGTCCAGGGAGAAACCGAGGACATCGTGGGCTCGGTCCAGGGAACCGGCACGGCACTGCTGGAAATGGACAACGTGCTGCTCGGCGACAAGATCACCCCGGGACACTTCGTCGTCACATCGGGTCTCGGGTCCCAGATACCCCGCGGCATATTGGTGGGACAAATAGTCAAGGTGCGCGACCGCGCCGACATAATCACCCGATCGGCCGACGTGCGACCGGCGGTGAACAATGACGAGTTGAAGCAGGTCCTCGTGATTCTGGCCGAGGTTGAATCGTGA
- a CDS encoding NUDIX domain-containing protein yields the protein MSSTFLAYNRGYNVGVGGAVVRNGKLLMVRRASSYGRGNWQIPGGFIERDETLEQAVVREVEEEAGVKSSVRGVLGLRSRTDDYNSTYVVFLLDYESGEPTPDGVETDRARWIGLGDLAGLDKLPPINARVAQLALATDPPVLLPAEMRGPDGTPYQLFAGLD from the coding sequence TTGAGTTCCACCTTCCTGGCCTACAACCGCGGTTACAACGTCGGCGTCGGCGGCGCGGTTGTTCGCAACGGGAAACTGCTGATGGTCCGGCGGGCGTCCAGTTACGGGCGCGGCAACTGGCAGATACCGGGCGGGTTTATCGAGCGCGATGAAACCCTGGAGCAGGCGGTGGTTCGCGAAGTCGAGGAGGAGGCCGGGGTCAAGTCAAGCGTGCGCGGGGTCTTGGGCCTGCGCTCGCGGACTGACGACTACAACAGCACGTATGTCGTGTTCCTGCTCGATTACGAATCGGGTGAACCTACCCCGGACGGGGTCGAGACCGACCGGGCCCGCTGGATCGGACTCGGAGACCTGGCCGGGCTCGACAAGCTGCCGCCCATCAACGCCCGCGTTGCCCAGCTGGCGCTGGCCACCGATCCGCCGGTGTTGCTGCCAGCCGAGATGCGCGGCCCGGACGGGACGCCCTACCAACTTTTCGCGGGACTGGACTGA
- a CDS encoding heme lyase CcmF/NrfE family subunit: MDLAALGRLSLLLALALTCYGVGGSGFAVWMRDDRLARSARGALVGAGLSTTLAMAILAAGFITSDFSISTVAENSALGMPPGLTFAAIWGGQAGSLLLWAWLTSLHAGIAVPLIWRRRPAFGPYVALVVGAVLLFFLAVLAFESSPFERLVPAPADGRGLNPLLWDLAMQIHPPLLTAGYVSFVTPFAIAIAALATGQVGSAWLALNRPWMLLAWSLQAAGLILGAWWAYRVLGWGGFWGWDPVENVALIPWLLATAYLHSAMVQERRGMLKTWNIALCLLCYVLAIFGTFIVRSGVLTSVHSFAQSLIGPYFFVWFGILLTVAVLLILYRAPLLASSRRFESVGSRESGFLLNNLLLASLAATTFWGTIFPLISELLTGRQVAVGAPYYGQVNAPLLVGLLALAGVGPLLAWRRTTGRAFIRRLAPALLAGALVSAAFLLAGVSQALLLVAVGACAFTAAAVAVEFSGPLRRGPKAAWRRFAADRRRWGGYVVHLGVVLVAVGAVGASGFGSERAVTLGLNESASVGDYRITYRGVDSFVRSGVTYVDARFDVSVADQVDELVAGRRVHRGWESQPVSDVGIRTSFPQLSDIYVVLSGWGDGFEQVSLRVLVNPAIGWMWVGGLIFFLGVLIVFWPGAVPRLTAADRGSVGKTLAWQAWHGA, from the coding sequence TTGGATCTAGCCGCCCTCGGTCGACTCTCGCTGCTGCTGGCCCTGGCACTGACCTGTTACGGGGTGGGTGGGTCCGGATTCGCAGTCTGGATGCGCGATGATCGACTGGCCCGCTCAGCTCGCGGCGCGCTCGTCGGGGCCGGGTTGTCCACGACCCTGGCCATGGCGATTCTGGCGGCCGGGTTCATCACGTCGGATTTTTCGATCTCGACGGTGGCCGAGAACTCCGCGCTGGGCATGCCGCCCGGCCTGACGTTCGCCGCGATCTGGGGCGGCCAGGCCGGCTCACTGCTGCTGTGGGCCTGGTTGACCTCGCTGCATGCCGGCATCGCGGTACCGCTCATCTGGCGCCGGCGACCCGCATTCGGGCCCTATGTCGCCCTGGTCGTGGGGGCGGTGCTGCTCTTTTTCCTGGCCGTGCTCGCGTTCGAGAGTTCGCCGTTTGAACGCCTGGTCCCGGCCCCGGCCGACGGACGGGGGCTGAACCCTCTGCTCTGGGACCTGGCGATGCAGATTCACCCGCCGTTGCTTACCGCCGGTTATGTGAGTTTCGTGACCCCGTTTGCAATCGCGATCGCGGCCCTGGCCACCGGCCAGGTCGGTTCGGCGTGGCTGGCCCTGAACCGGCCGTGGATGCTCCTGGCCTGGTCGCTGCAGGCGGCCGGGTTGATCCTGGGCGCATGGTGGGCCTACCGCGTCTTGGGTTGGGGAGGATTCTGGGGCTGGGATCCGGTGGAAAACGTGGCCCTGATACCCTGGCTGCTGGCGACCGCGTACCTGCACTCGGCCATGGTCCAGGAGCGGCGCGGGATGCTCAAGACCTGGAACATAGCCCTCTGCCTGCTCTGCTACGTTTTGGCGATCTTTGGCACTTTCATAGTCCGGTCCGGAGTCCTCACCTCGGTGCACTCATTCGCCCAGTCGCTGATCGGTCCCTACTTTTTCGTCTGGTTCGGGATACTGCTCACGGTCGCGGTGCTGCTGATCCTCTACCGGGCCCCGCTGCTGGCCAGCTCGCGCCGCTTTGAATCGGTCGGTTCGCGCGAATCCGGTTTTCTACTCAATAACCTGTTACTGGCATCGCTGGCCGCGACCACGTTCTGGGGCACTATTTTCCCGCTGATTTCCGAGCTCCTGACCGGGCGCCAAGTCGCCGTCGGAGCGCCCTATTACGGCCAGGTGAACGCGCCGCTGCTGGTCGGCCTGCTGGCCCTGGCCGGGGTGGGGCCGCTGCTGGCCTGGCGGCGGACGACGGGGCGGGCGTTCATCCGGCGTCTGGCACCGGCCCTGCTGGCCGGAGCGCTGGTGAGCGCGGCCTTTTTGCTGGCGGGGGTTTCGCAGGCGCTGCTTCTGGTAGCAGTAGGCGCCTGCGCGTTTACGGCGGCGGCGGTGGCGGTCGAATTCTCCGGCCCCCTGCGGCGCGGTCCAAAGGCGGCCTGGCGGCGATTCGCGGCCGATCGGCGGCGCTGGGGCGGTTACGTGGTGCACCTGGGCGTGGTGCTGGTGGCGGTCGGGGCGGTGGGCGCCAGCGGGTTCGGCTCCGAGCGGGCCGTAACCCTGGGCCTGAACGAATCGGCCAGCGTGGGCGATTACCGGATAACCTACCGCGGGGTGGACTCGTTCGTGCGCAGCGGCGTCACCTACGTCGACGCCCGGTTCGATGTTTCCGTGGCAGACCAGGTCGACGAATTGGTGGCCGGACGGCGGGTGCACCGCGGCTGGGAGAGCCAGCCGGTATCCGACGTCGGGATTCGCACCAGCTTCCCGCAGTTGAGCGACATCTACGTGGTGCTTTCGGGATGGGGTGATGGGTTCGAGCAAGTCAGCCTGCGGGTGCTGGTTAATCCCGCGATCGGTTGGATGTGGGTGGGCGGACTGATCTTCTTCCTGGGGGTTTTGATCGTTTTCTGGCCGGGCGCGGTTCCGCGCCTGACGGCGGCGGACCGGGGGTCCGTCGGCAAAACTCTGGCCTGGCAGGCATGGCACGGCGCCTGA
- a CDS encoding cytochrome C assembly protein — MSSKTAPPTPFIALAALASLAALAAIFFYAPREAVQGEVQRVLYIHVGTALAAYISFLVTAAASVAVLAGRGDAADRLARSAAIVGVVFTTVVLATGAIWGRAVWGVWWTWDARLTTTLVLWFVQAGYLLLRGWIDEPRRRGRLAAYIGILGAVIVPINYMSAYWWRTLHPQPSVIAPDSPGLPPAMSHTLIAAAIAVLLVWGVMLWWQLAIEKAADRLEGLA; from the coding sequence TTGAGTAGCAAGACCGCCCCGCCAACGCCCTTCATTGCGCTCGCCGCGCTGGCGTCGCTCGCCGCGCTCGCCGCGATATTTTTTTACGCGCCCCGCGAGGCGGTGCAGGGCGAAGTCCAGCGAGTCCTCTATATCCACGTCGGCACGGCCCTGGCCGCCTACATTTCTTTTCTGGTCACCGCCGCCGCCAGCGTCGCGGTGCTTGCCGGCCGCGGCGACGCCGCCGATCGGCTGGCCCGTTCGGCCGCCATCGTCGGAGTCGTGTTCACGACCGTCGTACTGGCGACCGGAGCGATCTGGGGTCGGGCGGTATGGGGGGTTTGGTGGACCTGGGATGCCAGGCTCACGACCACGCTGGTGCTCTGGTTCGTCCAGGCCGGGTACCTGCTGTTGCGCGGCTGGATAGATGAGCCGCGCCGCCGCGGCCGCCTGGCCGCCTACATCGGAATACTGGGCGCAGTCATCGTCCCGATCAACTACATGTCGGCCTACTGGTGGCGCACCCTTCACCCACAACCTTCGGTAATCGCGCCGGATTCGCCGGGCCTGCCACCGGCGATGTCGCACACCCTAATTGCGGCGGCAATCGCGGTGCTATTGGTCTGGGGAGTGATGCTGTGGTGGCAGTTGGCGATCGAAAAGGCCGCCGATCGCCTCGAGGGCTTGGCCTGA
- a CDS encoding rod shape-determining protein — protein sequence MLGVFSADIGIDLGTANTLVYVRGRGVVVNEPSVIAIEQISGRILAVGSPAKAMVGRTPQNIVAHRPLHDGVIADFDVVEQMLRYFISRVHPQTLFLPRPRVIVGIPSGVTEVEKRAVQEAAISAGARDAYLVEEPMAAAIGANMPIQDAVGNIIVDIGGGTTETAVISLGGVVLAHSVRIAGTELDQAIIDYMRAEHGLLIGERSAEACKIDVGSTRPFEGEGATIVRGRDLASRLPRSLEVSSGQIREAITPVVSEILNCVNTALESTPPELLADIMISGICLAGGGALLRGIESSIESVTGISAYVTERPLEAVAMGTGICLENIDLYRDVFVGDGVAAR from the coding sequence CTGCTGGGAGTCTTTTCCGCCGATATTGGAATCGACCTTGGCACCGCCAATACGCTGGTGTACGTGCGCGGCCGGGGAGTGGTCGTCAACGAGCCCTCGGTGATTGCCATCGAACAAATCTCGGGCCGCATTCTGGCGGTAGGCAGCCCGGCCAAGGCGATGGTTGGCCGAACGCCGCAGAACATCGTTGCCCACCGGCCCCTGCACGACGGGGTGATCGCCGATTTCGACGTGGTGGAGCAAATGCTGCGCTATTTCATTTCACGCGTTCACCCGCAAACCCTATTCCTGCCGCGGCCGCGAGTAATCGTCGGTATCCCCTCCGGGGTAACCGAGGTTGAAAAACGCGCAGTCCAGGAAGCCGCGATATCGGCCGGGGCGCGCGACGCCTACCTGGTCGAAGAGCCGATGGCGGCCGCAATCGGGGCGAACATGCCCATCCAGGACGCGGTCGGAAACATCATCGTCGACATCGGCGGGGGTACGACCGAAACCGCGGTGATTTCTCTGGGCGGGGTGGTGCTGGCTCATTCGGTGCGGATCGCCGGTACCGAGCTCGATCAGGCAATCATCGATTACATGCGCGCCGAACACGGACTGCTGATCGGCGAACGCTCGGCCGAAGCCTGCAAGATCGATGTTGGGTCGACCCGCCCGTTCGAGGGCGAAGGCGCGACGATCGTGCGCGGCCGTGATCTCGCCTCGCGCCTGCCGCGGTCGCTCGAGGTCTCCAGCGGCCAAATACGCGAGGCGATCACGCCGGTGGTATCCGAGATTCTCAATTGCGTGAACACCGCCCTCGAGTCGACCCCGCCCGAGCTTTTGGCCGACATCATGATCTCGGGCATTTGTCTGGCGGGCGGCGGGGCGCTGCTGCGCGGCATCGAATCGAGCATTGAGAGCGTCACCGGTATTTCCGCCTACGTGACCGAGCGGCCCCTGGAGGCGGTTGCGATGGGCACTGGAATCTGCCTCGAGAACATCGACCTCTATCGCGACGTGTTCGTCGGCGACGGGGTCGCGGCCCGTTAA
- a CDS encoding cytochrome c-type biogenesis protein CcmH has translation MARRLTAALLLAGLLLALTGQGAAEEDLLQEQTWAIAGKLACPVCAGQSVKDSGAELAVQMRAAIAEQLRRGRSEAEVIEFMVERYGEEILLDPPKSGTQLWVWIGPVAIVAAGLAIAASRFEFFRPGRRRQPD, from the coding sequence ATGGCACGGCGCCTGACGGCAGCGCTGCTGCTTGCCGGGCTGCTGCTGGCTCTCACCGGCCAGGGCGCCGCCGAAGAGGACCTGCTGCAGGAACAGACCTGGGCGATTGCCGGCAAACTGGCCTGCCCGGTTTGCGCGGGCCAGAGCGTGAAGGATTCCGGCGCCGAGCTTGCGGTTCAGATGCGGGCCGCGATCGCCGAGCAGCTGCGGCGCGGCCGCAGTGAGGCCGAGGTGATCGAATTCATGGTCGAACGCTACGGCGAGGAAATCCTGCTCGATCCGCCCAAATCGGGGACCCAGCTATGGGTATGGATCGGTCCGGTGGCCATCGTGGCTGCCGGCCTGGCGATCGCCGCCAGCCGATTCGAGTTCTTCCGTCCGGGTCGGCGTCGGCAGCCCGATTGA
- a CDS encoding redoxin domain-containing protein: MLSRARLWIAGLSLGQWLIGLFGAAVVVGLLVTLGVALGEQSRSQPGVNTLARNSAIDPRPAPDFSLSDLDGNTVSMSELRGRVVVLNFFASWCVPCKLEAPVLEDYWEASDPARVAVLGIGLWDQHDDAVEFAETYGVSFPLALDHDGAVGVDYGVAGIPETLVVDHLGVLRARWVGPLSSGSLDELTRDLLRESGG; this comes from the coding sequence ATGCTTTCCCGCGCCAGGCTGTGGATCGCCGGTTTGAGCCTGGGCCAGTGGTTGATCGGGTTATTTGGCGCGGCGGTCGTAGTGGGCCTCCTGGTAACCCTCGGCGTGGCTCTCGGCGAACAGTCGCGCTCGCAACCCGGGGTCAACACGCTGGCGCGAAACAGCGCAATCGATCCGCGGCCGGCACCGGATTTTTCACTCTCCGACCTTGACGGCAATACGGTGTCGATGTCGGAACTGCGGGGGCGGGTCGTCGTGCTGAATTTCTTCGCCTCTTGGTGTGTCCCCTGCAAGCTCGAGGCGCCGGTCCTGGAGGACTACTGGGAGGCTTCCGATCCCGCACGGGTGGCGGTCCTGGGCATTGGGCTCTGGGACCAGCACGATGATGCCGTCGAATTCGCAGAAACCTACGGTGTCAGTTTTCCGCTGGCCTTGGACCACGACGGCGCCGTCGGCGTCGACTACGGGGTCGCCGGTATCCCGGAGACGCTGGTGGTCGACCATCTGGGCGTCCTGCGGGCCCGCTGGGTCGGCCCGCTCTCCTCGGGGTCGCTCGACGAACTGACCCGGGATCTGCTGCGGGAGAGCGGTGGCTGA